CATTAGCttaaaatgacaaaaaaaaagaGCACACTATTTACAAATCTGTACAAAACACCAGAAGAGACTGCTGCTGCACATAGTCCCAAATCTACCTGCTACACATAGGGAGGAGTCTCAGGAGACTAAAAACTGAATGATAAAATATCTGCATTAAAAAGCACAAATAATAAAGATTATATACTCAAGAAGTACTTTAGGAGAGATTAAGATTATGGGTCAGGGGcctacaatttaaaaaaaatattgtttagGAGGGAATGTCTGCTCTTCTTAGAAAAAGGTCCAATTTTGACAAACTAAAATGTCTGGATAACTTAAAACATGCTGAACCATCTTTGGCAAAACTTTTGGCAATTTAACACTTTTTAAAAATGAATAATGATAGCAATGATGAAGTAAATCTGAGGGATTCATTTGTGTGTCtcctgtgaagagagagagatggagggggaaagagagaaatcaTGAGATAGCATGGGGAGGAAGGCTGTAAAGACAGGGGTAGCAGTGGACAGTGGAGGGGATAGTGTACATGTGGAAGGAAAGGAAGTCAGTCATGGGATAGAGGAGCTGGAGCCTTTCCTCTGCCATCACTAATAGAAATAAAATGCACAATACTCCTCACTGGATAGGAAACAACAAGAAAGTAAATAGGGTGTATCTTAGTGCAAATGTTCAAATGTTTCCATCGGTCCTGGCAAATAAACACAAAACAAACTAACTACAAATGCAGTTAGTGATTTACGGCCTTGCAATAGGAGGTGGCTTATGCTGAGGACTTGTTCATGACACgagtgtatgaatgtgtgtgtggtgtatgtggaccagtatatgtgtgtctgtgtttgatcATGTGCCAAGACAGTTCCCCCTCAAAGCATGCAGAGCACTAGGACCCTCCATGGGGAGGCCAGTTTGTGCTAGTCATCTTTTACCACTCTCCTTTTAAAAACAACAACTTCTCTATTCATGCAATtgtctgtgtgcatgcatgtTTGTTTCTGTAACTGTCTGTGTATGTAATGGTGTACTTGTTATGCTAGTGCTGCAGATATGAGATGAGCCTGCATCCATATTCATGTGTATTAACAGGTAACATGAACATATAGTGGAGAAAGGATTGAAATGATTTTGGTATCAGTTTATGATATATGTGTGCATGTCAAGCATGTATTAAGTCattttaaaaactgtaacatgCACGCAGGTGCTCATTTGTGTATGCAGGTGAGCATGTGTTTGTGCATGCCGGCATACAAATGTGCATTGATGAAACACATCTAATGAGTGTTTTGATGATGAAGACCATTGGGACAGGGTAAGTCAGAGGTGGGAGGGGGGTGGGATGAAGACTGACGTAAGGCTCCTAGCAGGCCTCTGGATGAGGTGCCTGTCAGAGTGGGGCAGATGGGTCCAGAGGAGCTCCTCTCTGGTGTGAACATGGCAGTGGGTGAGAGATTGAGTGAGACAGAGTACACTGCTCTGATCAGCCTAGGGGTGCTGTGGTGTGgcctggaggaggggagagacagccCTCAGGCCAAGCCTGGGTTGGCAGTAGGATGCTGTTCAGTGGGCGCTGGCCTCGGCTCGGACCCGGCTGCTGGGTCTGGGGGCACCGTACAGAGTCACTGAAGCTATGTGGTTGTTCTGCATCACCTGGGACGACAAGTTTGCACAGTTGGGACACAGTTTACATACAGGCCTTTGTACTACTCAACCTAATGCCATCATCACTCACGACTCAGGAAACACACCAAGTTCTTACCTCAAAGATCATTCGCTGTAGTCCAAAACAGAACGTAGAGCCGAAGGGATTGGTATTATTTGCCGAGGATGACCTGTGAGACAGAAAAAATGAACACCTTTTTGGTAACTGCAGAGCCAGCAGTCAGTGAAAACACTTCATCAGAAAGTAGTCATGTATATTCTAACCCAGATATCTCTTACCTGTGGAGCACGACAGGCTTCTCCATGGGGTGTCCAAGAAGCTCCTGAATCTGATCCCACTAAGGGAGACACAACCATAGTCAGTCAGGAGAACACAAACCTTCTCTGAAGTCACAGATACCTATAAAGTTTAAACATAGTTGCTTGTGTGGTGTTTTTCACAACTCTTTATcaaaaatatacagtatgttgtagGAAAACATTCAGTTAGGCAAAGACTGAGCAGGTCAGGCATATCTGACCTTGCTGTAGGTAGTGAGAATGCAGTCCTCCCACTGAGCATCAGCAGCTTCTGAAAGACACAGACAAGATTACATGAGGAGACTTGACataggtcagagaggagacaggcagagtACAAAAGGAGCACCAAAAAACTCAGGAAATACAATACAAAAGCTGATTAGAAACTCACCTTTCTTAATGACAAGTGGAATCTTGAAATCGCATCGATGATATCTAGTATTGAGAGATTTGACATGTTACTGAGTGGGGAGCCGTTCAGTCCTGCGACTACATTACTTCAACCACTAAAGAGTTAATAGCCTCTTATGGCTCTACTGCAAATCATTCATTCAAATTAATCATATGTCTGAACATTGCATATTTGAGCCAAGGGCCAATAAAGTGCCAGTCTTAACTGAGgcagagagacttacatgttGAAATTGTAATGACCAGGGAAGTTGGTATGAAGGACAAACTTCTTCACCAGGTGTGTGGTGGAATCAAAGAGTATGTCCTGGAACGACAGGAAGAGGGAACAATCAGAGGTCAAAACTGCACATTGAGCTTTAATGTCAACATAAAAAAGACAAGCCCCCTTTTTACCCCCCCCCATATAACACCAAGACCTACCACCCCCAGGGTGAAGTAGTTGAAGAAGTAGTCATTGCATTTGGACGGGACCTGCTTGTGAGGCGACGGAGAGTGGATCTTCATCTGAAACAGGAAACCAAAACATGAAGAGAGCTTGTTTATAAACAGAGAGCAGCAAGTCAAGTCTGAGAAAAGGGGGTCAGGGTaaaagagggagacagggaagagagttAAGGGCCTTACCTTGTCCTCTGACTTGTAGAAGACCTTGTGTGGCGAGCCCAGAGCGCTCAGCACATCTTGACAGGAGTCTCCAAAGTAGATGTTCCTCTCCACAGCACGCACCTTGGCATCAGCCATCACCCCCGGCCCGCAGCCTGACAACAGGACACAAGTACACTCATTATCCAAGCTGAATATGACCTGATGTTGCAAAACTGTTGGAGCACATAATTTCATTACAAATGCATATAATACATCAAACCAGAGACAACAAAAACAGCTGGTCAAAAGACACACGTCTAAACACTGGATGAGGGATTCCAAGAGACTTTCAGATGACTTAACATATTTTGACAGCCCTCTTCCCATCTACTAAAGGGCGTAGAGTACATGGCTCCTCCTGTAGGTTATTTGTTTAGCTCAGCCTCTCCAGGGGAGGGGCCTGTCAGAGGTGATATCTGGTGATGAGATCAGCAGGGCTTTACATATGGACTGGAGAGGGCATGGAACTGAGGGACTTGAAGGAAAGCACTATTCTGTAGCTCCAGCAGGAGGCTCTATTACAGTCCTAACAACAGAGCTGGAGGAAGGAATTAAttaaaggaagggagagaatacTAGCCTGATCCAATTAGAATTGTGGATGGATTGAGCTACGGAAAAAGAACACCTACGTCCTCCAGTCCCGTCAGTGGTATGTGTTCAGAGAGCCTCAAAATGAATATCAACCCGAACAGAATTAGCTTCAATTACACAGTTCTGATGGTGTTGTACTCATAGACATGAGTGGGTTGAGATGTCCCTTTGCTATGTACCTGCAGTGAGGATGCGAAGTCTCAGACCAAGTGGTCCCGCACCATTCTTCAGCACGTCCACACACTCTGCATACACGTTGCCAAGGAAACAGGCAAGGGGCATCACTGGAGCCCTGAGGAGCGACAGAGTGAGTCACAGTCATGTTTTTTTCTGCAATCCAAGATCACACATCTCGCAATACTTTTAAACCTAACCATATTCAAAGGAGAAGATGGTGTTAGTTGAAGCATTTCCATTGGAGTAAACAAGCTCACCAAACACACAGTATCTTCCCCTTCACCTTATACTCCACCTGCTTCCTCAATCTCCCCATAAACTTGCCACGCTCATACATTATTCCAGGTGTGCTTGTGAATACATTATGTTCTTACTTGGTGTCCTGTAGGTTGTTCCCAGTATAGATGTACATCCGTTTCACTGTGGCCCCGTGCGGAATCTGCAGGGAGGCCAAGCCATGGGCAAAGTTAGGCTGTCAAAGCAAAACAACTGGGAGTAGATTGGCGTGTGCATTTCAACAGCTCACATTCATCATATAGAGACACAAGCACTCACATCAACAGCTTTATACTGTAGCAATGCACTTTCACAAAACAATACATAATAAGCCATTTTTGGCAGATTTATTTTGTATTTCCAGCATTATCAAATGCTTCAAAACCAAATACACATGCAGCATATTGGTGATGTAGCAATTAGTTTGTTAAttcccatggggtcaaaatgagaCACAGGGGTTTTCATTATTTAACAAATAATCCAAGCCAAAAAGACTAGTACTTTATCTGGTTAACAAGGTCTATTACGGGTTGTCAGCCAGGTAAAGTCCATTTGAAAAAATAGATGAGGGAAACTTTTAAGGGTACAACAAGAAGAGCAAGTTACGGAATACATTTGCAGTGTGGCAGATACTGTATGTCAAACAGGGTTTATAAGGAAATTATAAAGCCAGTCAGATAGAAACAGCATACTAGGGATAAATACAACAGGAACAGGTAATAGTCTCACCTCATACTTGGGAGCTTCATTCCATGAGTCAAgctggaaggagaaggagagtccCCGAAAGTTCAAGTGGAACAGTTGCTCTGCAGCATTGTATACTGTGGAGTGAGGAAAACATGGTCAAACACAAGCATACCTTGCAGCATTCTACAGTACTATCAATAAGAAACCAAGTTGTATCTGCTGATTGGTGAGTGTCTTTCCCTTACCTCCAGGGTGTGTGGCACCAAAGGACTGGTCAATCTGCTCTATAGTGGGTGCTATAGCCTGAGTGTTGAAATGTACTCCACTGCAAGACAATGACACCATTTAGGCTTAGATACTATTGCAATATAttaccaaatgtatgtggacacctgctcatcgaacatctcattccaaaatcatgggcattaatatggagttggtcaccaGTTTGCTGCTATaaaaagcctccactcttctgggaaggctttcccctaaatattggaacattgctgcggggacttgcttccatttagccacaagagcattagtgaggtcggcactgatgttgggtgattagacctggctcgaagttggcgttccaattcatcccaaaggtgttcgatggagttaagggctctgtgcaggccagtcaagttcttccacaccgatctcaacaaaccatttctgtatggacctcgctttgtgcttgagggcattgtcatgctgaaacaggaaagggccttccccaaactgttgccacaaagttggaagcacagaattgtcactgtatgctgtagcattcagatttcccttcactggaagtaagtggcctagcccgaaccaggtagggcaggtagcgttcttctggcatccgccaaataCAGATTAATCTGTCAGACTGCCagttggtgaagcgtgattcatcacgccaaagaacacgtttccactgctccaaagtccaatggcagcgagttttacaccactccagccgacgcttagcATTGTGATCTGAGGCTTGCGTGCTTCAGGAGGTGgtttggaactcgatagtgaatgttgcaaccgaggaccgaTGATTTTTATGCACtaagcgcttcagcactcggcggtcccactctgtgagcttgtgtggcctaccacttcgcagctgagctatTGTGGCTcctatttccacttcacaataacagcacttacagttgaccggggcagctctagcatggcAGAAATCTGACAGACTGacgtgttggaaaggtggcatcctatgacagtgccacattgaaagacACTGAGCTCTTCCATTCTACTGACAAAGTGTTtcgatggagattgcatggctgtgtgctagatTTGATATACCTGTCAataacaggtgtggctgaaatagcaaaaTAGCAGAGTCCACTCATTTGATGtgccactaatttgaaggggtgtccacgtaCTTTTGTAGTAGCACAAAGTCCCACATCCAACATAAGATGAACAATGTGCAAAACAAACTATTCTCACTAAGTAAAATAAACAATTCCAGTCTGACAAATTCCCACCTCGCTCACATATACATTTGTTAATACTCACACAGCTATTCACACTAGGAACAGATGATCACTCACCAGTATTTCAATTTCACTTTGCTCAAGTCGTATACTTCAATCACCTAAACATTACAGCAACAAGAGACGTGATTAGTGTTCAACATACAGTATTTACTGAATGAAGTCTAAAGTCACGAGAGCACCCCTCCCTCACCTTCAGTCTCTGGTTACAGGCATCAAACAGCAGTTTCATTCCATCCTGAGTCAAGTTGAGTATGAGGTCATGACTGAGTGGCATCTAGAAACACAGAAAGATAACATGTAATTACAGGGTACAGTCAATCAAGAATCTGTGACATTAATCTGACAGCCCACACCCTACATCATATCAAAGAGCAGTCATCTCATCTCTTACTTGTTCACTGTAGAGAACCTGGACATTCTTGATGATGCGGCAGTGTTTCTGTAAAATGGAAATGGCCTGGGCCAATGGCATCCCTGTGACAAAAAGATGGAGAAGATACGAGATAGATTTAGCCCGCATTTACAAATTACAAACAAATATGTCAAATAACGGACAGGGAAAACATTTAGGGTGTGTGATCGGATGAAGAAATACCAAATAACCTATTATCTTCTGAGTCGCTTACCTAATGCAAATTCCCATTGCTCATGTCCTAAAGATCTTTCAGGAACAACTTCCAGATCCAGCATTGGCAAGTAGGGAGAAGGATTTTCAAGGAGGTTCTGTGCCTGTCCCAGAACTGGACCGTTCTTTAATATTAGACTGCCTGACCCTTCTCTTCTTAAATCACTCCTTTTCAATTGCACGGTTTCTACACAACA
This is a stretch of genomic DNA from Oncorhynchus nerka isolate Pitt River linkage group LG25, Oner_Uvic_2.0, whole genome shotgun sequence. It encodes these proteins:
- the phaf1 gene encoding phagosome assembly factor 1 isoform X2 translates to MLDLEVVPERSLGHEQWEFALGMPLAQAISILQKHCRIIKNVQVLYSEQMPLSHDLILNLTQDGMKLLFDACNQRLKVIEVYDLSKVKLKYCGVHFNTQAIAPTIEQIDQSFGATHPGVYNAAEQLFHLNFRGLSFSFQLDSWNEAPKYEPNFAHGLASLQIPHGATVKRMYIYTGNNLQDTKAPVMPLACFLGNVYAECVDVLKNGAGPLGLRLRILTAGCGPGVMADAKVRAVERNIYFGDSCQDVLSALGSPHKVFYKSEDKMKIHSPSPHKQVPSKCNDYFFNYFTLGVDILFDSTTHLVKKFVLHTNFPGHYNFNIYHRCDFKIPLVIKKAADAQWEDCILTTYSKWDQIQELLGHPMEKPVVLHRSSSANNTNPFGSTFCFGLQRMIFEVMQNNHIASVTLYGAPRPSSRVRAEASAH
- the phaf1 gene encoding phagosome assembly factor 1 isoform X3 — encoded protein: MLDLEVVPERSLGHEQWEFALGMPLAQAISILQKHCRIIKNVQVLYSEQMPLSHDLILNLTQDGMKLLFDACNQRLKVIEVYDLSKVKLKYCGVHFNTQAIAPTIEQIDQSFGATHPGVYNAAEQLFHLNFRGLSFSFQLDSWNEAPKYEIPHGATVKRMYIYTGNNLQDTKAPVMPLACFLGNVYAECVDVLKNGAGPLGLRLRILTAGCGPGVMADAKVRAVERNIYFGDSCQDVLSALGSPHKVFYKSEDKMKIHSPSPHKQVPSKCNDYFFNYFTLGVDILFDSTTHLVKKFVLHTNFPGHYNFNIYHRCDFKIPLVIKKEAADAQWEDCILTTYSKWDQIQELLGHPMEKPVVLHRSSSANNTNPFGSTFCFGLQRMIFEVMQNNHIASVTLYGAPRPSSRVRAEASAH
- the phaf1 gene encoding phagosome assembly factor 1 isoform X1 — translated: MLDLEVVPERSLGHEQWEFALGMPLAQAISILQKHCRIIKNVQVLYSEQMPLSHDLILNLTQDGMKLLFDACNQRLKVIEVYDLSKVKLKYCGVHFNTQAIAPTIEQIDQSFGATHPGVYNAAEQLFHLNFRGLSFSFQLDSWNEAPKYEPNFAHGLASLQIPHGATVKRMYIYTGNNLQDTKAPVMPLACFLGNVYAECVDVLKNGAGPLGLRLRILTAGCGPGVMADAKVRAVERNIYFGDSCQDVLSALGSPHKVFYKSEDKMKIHSPSPHKQVPSKCNDYFFNYFTLGVDILFDSTTHLVKKFVLHTNFPGHYNFNIYHRCDFKIPLVIKKEAADAQWEDCILTTYSKWDQIQELLGHPMEKPVVLHRSSSANNTNPFGSTFCFGLQRMIFEVMQNNHIASVTLYGAPRPSSRVRAEASAH